One Mycobacteroides abscessus ATCC 19977 genomic window carries:
- the mftD gene encoding pre-mycofactocin synthase MftD (MftD, an enzyme found in the mycofactocin biosynthesis locus, performs an oxidative deamination of 3-amino-5-[(p-hydroxyphenyl)methyl]-4,4-dimethyl-2-pyrrolidinone (AHDP). The resulting compound, now called pre-mycofactocin (PMFT), is a biologically active redox cofactor that can oxidize the non-exchangeable NADH of TIGR03971 family SDR-type oxidoreductases.): MARNKWFETVAIAQQRAKKRLPKSVYSSLISASEKGLTVSDNVEAFGELGFEPHVVGIQPDRELSTTVLGQDISLPVMISPTGVQAVDPDGEVAVARAAAARGTAMGLSSFASKPIEDVVAANPKTHFQIYWLGGRDDVAQRIQRAKDAGAVGLIATLDWSFSHGRDWGSPAIPEKMDLRSMIRLAPEVVTKPSWLWSFGKGMNIPDLRVPNQAARGEAGPPFFDAYGQWMGTPAPTWDDVRWMREQWDGPFMLKGVMRIDDAKRAVDCGVSAISVSNHGGNNLDGTPASIRALPGIADAVGHDIEVLLDGGIRRGSDVVKALALGARAVMIGRAYLWGLAASGQAGVENVLDIMRGGIDSALMGLGKKSVHELSPDDLLIPEGFARGLGRH, from the coding sequence ATGGCCCGCAACAAATGGTTCGAGACGGTCGCGATAGCCCAGCAGCGGGCCAAGAAGCGGTTGCCGAAGTCCGTCTACAGCTCGCTGATCTCGGCCAGTGAAAAGGGCCTGACTGTCAGCGACAATGTCGAGGCGTTCGGCGAGCTCGGGTTCGAGCCGCATGTCGTCGGCATCCAGCCGGATCGGGAGCTCTCGACAACCGTTCTAGGGCAAGATATTTCATTGCCGGTCATGATTTCTCCCACCGGGGTGCAGGCCGTCGATCCTGACGGCGAGGTTGCCGTGGCGAGGGCCGCGGCCGCACGCGGCACGGCTATGGGTCTGTCCTCGTTCGCGAGCAAGCCCATCGAGGATGTGGTGGCCGCGAACCCCAAGACCCACTTCCAAATCTATTGGCTGGGTGGCCGCGACGATGTCGCACAGCGCATCCAGCGCGCCAAAGACGCTGGAGCTGTGGGTCTTATCGCCACCCTCGATTGGAGCTTCTCGCACGGGCGTGACTGGGGCAGTCCCGCCATACCCGAGAAAATGGACCTGCGATCGATGATTCGGTTGGCGCCCGAAGTCGTCACCAAGCCCAGCTGGCTGTGGTCGTTCGGCAAGGGAATGAACATCCCGGACCTACGGGTGCCCAACCAGGCGGCCCGCGGCGAGGCCGGCCCACCGTTCTTCGACGCCTATGGGCAGTGGATGGGGACCCCGGCGCCCACCTGGGATGACGTGCGCTGGATGCGCGAGCAGTGGGACGGTCCGTTCATGCTCAAGGGCGTGATGCGCATCGATGACGCCAAACGTGCTGTGGATTGCGGAGTCTCGGCGATTTCGGTGTCGAACCACGGGGGTAACAACCTTGATGGCACCCCCGCGTCCATCCGTGCGTTGCCCGGCATCGCCGACGCCGTCGGACACGATATCGAGGTGCTGCTGGATGGCGGTATCCGTCGGGGCAGCGATGTTGTCAAGGCACTGGCCCTGGGCGCCCGCGCGGTGATGATCGGGCGGGCCTACCTGTGGGGTCTGGCGGCCTCCGGGCAGGCGGGCGTCGAGAACGTTCTGGACATCATGCGCGGCGGCATCGACTCCGCGCTGATGGGGCTCGGAAAGAAGTCTGTGCACGAGCTATCCCCAGATGATCTTTTGATCCCGGAGGGGTTTGCCCGGGGCCTCGGCAGGCACTAG
- the mftE gene encoding mycofactocin biosynthesis peptidyl-dipeptidase MftE, whose product MNSAYHRRVAVPTVLSTAISPELSDEAITLFTPLGSTEQHGPHLPLDTDTRIAGAVATGAAAELAADGGDGRTALAPAIAYGASGEHQSFAGTISIGTEVLGRLLVEYARSAIQWCRRIVIVNGHGGNIQGLVSAVRLLRSEGRDVAWWACAVEGGDAHAGHVETSLLLHISPDVVRREEVLAGNVAPLHELMAPMRAGGVAAVSAIGVLGDPTTASSQDGARMLETMTRQCADAVRRWTPDADGRLV is encoded by the coding sequence GTGAATTCGGCCTACCATCGGCGGGTGGCTGTTCCGACTGTTTTGAGCACCGCCATCTCCCCGGAGCTCTCAGATGAGGCCATCACTCTGTTCACTCCGCTCGGCTCAACGGAACAGCACGGGCCGCACTTGCCGCTGGATACCGACACCCGGATCGCCGGTGCCGTGGCAACCGGTGCTGCTGCGGAGCTGGCTGCCGATGGCGGTGATGGCCGCACGGCCCTCGCCCCGGCCATCGCGTACGGGGCGAGTGGGGAGCATCAGTCCTTCGCTGGGACCATCTCGATCGGTACCGAGGTGCTCGGCCGGCTCCTGGTGGAGTACGCCAGATCTGCTATTCAGTGGTGCCGGCGCATCGTCATCGTGAACGGTCATGGCGGCAATATCCAGGGGCTGGTCTCGGCGGTTCGGCTGCTGCGTTCGGAGGGCCGCGACGTGGCGTGGTGGGCGTGCGCTGTCGAAGGCGGCGACGCTCATGCCGGGCACGTGGAAACGTCTCTGTTACTACATATCTCGCCGGATGTAGTGCGTCGTGAGGAAGTGCTCGCCGGTAATGTGGCGCCGCTGCACGAGCTGATGGCGCCCATGCGAGCGGGAGGTGTGGCCGCGGTGAGCGCCATCGGCGTACTCGGCGATCCGACCACGGCCAGCAGCCAGGACGGCGCACGGATGCTGGAAACGATGACTCGACAATGCGCCGACGCGGTGCGGCGGTGGACACCTGATGCCGACGGGCGGCTGGTATGA